A genomic window from Motacilla alba alba isolate MOTALB_02 chromosome 2, Motacilla_alba_V1.0_pri, whole genome shotgun sequence includes:
- the C2H7orf57 gene encoding uncharacterized protein C7orf57 homolog, whose product MPLKQPEKGPLPSQIMGLSDLSRAPHEVPLSGCHRKWIKETDSAYVKLAKQGGRPDLLKHYTPVVMKSPPAAYAAPDWYTHCANPAGIEKPRSCVSSLPDYMVHREFMADDHHGKSYERRRGPFEFDTKSVWQREAEDKENAEKKKVKLPPISPKYPSRMPTVSTNQEFSGENKLSFPPMPAQRKNEAVNFSKLISNGYGTDWFQQCTGWEKKIEETSESSEHSEDSERSESPPARNELKPPFQGCNK is encoded by the exons ATGCCACTGAAACAACCAGAGAAGGGCCCACTTCCCTCCCAGATTATGGGTCTTAGTGACCTCTCAAGAGCTCCCCATGAAGTGCCACTGTCTGGGTGCCACAGGAAGTGGATCAAAGAGACTGATTCAGCCTATGTGAAGCTGGCAAAGCAAGGAGGCCGACCTG acCTACTGAAGCACTACACTCCTGTGGTAATGAAGTCCCCTCCAGCAGCATATGCTGCACCTGACTGGTACACACACTGTGCCAATCCTGCAGGGATTGAGAAGCCACG gagctgtgtttcCTCTCTACCAGATTATATGGTTCACAGAGAGTTTATGGCTGATGACCATCACGGTAAGAGTTATGAGAGAAGAAGAGGGCCTTTTGAGTTTGATACAAAAAGTGTTTGGCAGCGGGAAGCTGAGgacaaagaaaatgcagagaaaaagaag GTAAAGCTTCCACCTATAAGCCCTAAATATCCAAGCAGAATGCCAACTGTTTCTACAAACCAGGAATTTAGTGGAGAAAATAAGCTTTCCTTCCCACCCAT GCCTGCTCagagaaaaaatgaagcagtaaATTTTAGCAAATTAATAAGCAATGGTTATGGGACTGACTGGTTTCAGCAGTGTActggatgggaaaaaaagattgaagAAACATCAGAAAGTAGTGAGCACTCTGAAG ATTCAGAACGATCTGAATCACCACCAGCAAGAAATGAGTTAAAGCCACCATTTCAGGGATGTAATAAGTAA
- the UPP1 gene encoding uridine phosphorylase 1 isoform X1 gives MAGCPPCLSPPVAGPRGRRVAGEGGATDAGVGPVGAAASGGGGRLLCLRSRGTAPPAAKGPAGYKTFMAPGSSNEKKTDDGQAAKENFIHLCNPHLEKMKEDILYHFALGTGTHDFPALFGDVKFVCVGGSPSRMKAFIAYIAEELGLGGPGCDYPNICAGTDRYAMYKVGPVLSVSHGMGIPSISIMLHELIKLLYHAKCSDITIIRIGTSGGIGLEPGSVVITRQSVDATFKPQLEQVVLGKTVIRSTNLDEQLAKELMQCSKEIGQFNTVIGNTMCTLDFYEGQGRLDGAICLYDEEEKLQYLKNAYESGVRNIEMESSVFAAMCNLSGVKAAVVCVTLLNRLEGDQISSPHDVLVEYQQRPQKLVGYFIKKSLGKV, from the exons ATGGCGGGGTGCCCGCCGTGTCTCTCACCCCCGGTGGCCGGACCGCGTGGGCGGAGAGTGGCCGGGGAAGGGGGGGCGACGGACGCGGGCGTGGGTCCGGTCGGTGCCGCGGCGTCCGGCGGAGGGGGCCGCTTGCTCTGTCTGCGGAGCCGGGGGACCGCTCCGCCAGCAGCGAAGGGACCAGCAGG GTATAAGACATTCATGGCTCCTGGTTCCTcaaatgagaagaaaactgATGATGGACAGGCTGCAAA AGAGAATTTTATTCATCTCTGCAACCCTCacctggagaaaatgaaagaagacaTTCTGTACCATTTTGCTCTTGGGACCGGTACCCATGATTTTCCAGCATTGTTTGGGGATGTAAAG tttgtgtgtgtgggagGAAGTCCTTCCCGAATGAAAGCTTTTATCGCCTACATAGCGGAGGAGCTGGGGCTCGGGGGCCCCGGGTGTGACTACCCCAACATCTGCGCGGGCACCGACCGCTACGCCATGTACAAAGTGGGGCCCGTGCTGTCCGTCAGT CACGGTATGGGGATTCCTTCTATTTCAATCATGTTGCACGAGCTAATCAAACTGTTGTATCATGCCAAGTGTTCTGACATAACCATCATTCGCATTGGCACCTCTGGTGGAATAG GTCTAGAGCCAGGCTCAGTGGTCATAACTAGGCAGTCTGTAGATGCCACCTTCAAGCCTCAGCTAGAACAGGTTGTTCTGGGAAAGACAGTGATTCGCAGCACCAACCTGGATGAACAGCTGGCTAAGGAGCTGATGCAGTGCAGTAAAGAAATTGGTCAGTTCAATACAGTCATTGGAAACACCATGTGCACCTTGGATTTTTATGAAG GACAGGGCAGGTTGGATGGTGCAATCTGCTTATATGAcgaagaagaaaagctgcaatATTTGAAGAATGCTTATGAGTCTGGTGTGAGAAACATCGAGATGGAGTCTTCTGTATTTGCTGCAATGTGTAATCTCAGTGGTGTCAAAG CTGCTGTAGTGTGTGTCACTCTTCTGAATCGACTCGAGGGGGATCAAATCAGCAGCCCACATGATGTCCTTGTGGAGTACCAGCAGAGGCCACAGAAGTTAGTGGGATATTTCATTAAGAAAAGTCTTGGGAAAGTATGA
- the UPP1 gene encoding uridine phosphorylase 1 isoform X2, with the protein MLAPSFNSCQDTSSWVLLRGYKTFMAPGSSNEKKTDDGQAAKENFIHLCNPHLEKMKEDILYHFALGTGTHDFPALFGDVKFVCVGGSPSRMKAFIAYIAEELGLGGPGCDYPNICAGTDRYAMYKVGPVLSVSHGMGIPSISIMLHELIKLLYHAKCSDITIIRIGTSGGIGLEPGSVVITRQSVDATFKPQLEQVVLGKTVIRSTNLDEQLAKELMQCSKEIGQFNTVIGNTMCTLDFYEGQGRLDGAICLYDEEEKLQYLKNAYESGVRNIEMESSVFAAMCNLSGVKAAVVCVTLLNRLEGDQISSPHDVLVEYQQRPQKLVGYFIKKSLGKV; encoded by the exons ATGCTTGCTCCTTCCTTCAATTCCTGCCAGGACACCTCCAGCTGGGTGCTCTTGAGGGG GTATAAGACATTCATGGCTCCTGGTTCCTcaaatgagaagaaaactgATGATGGACAGGCTGCAAA AGAGAATTTTATTCATCTCTGCAACCCTCacctggagaaaatgaaagaagacaTTCTGTACCATTTTGCTCTTGGGACCGGTACCCATGATTTTCCAGCATTGTTTGGGGATGTAAAG tttgtgtgtgtgggagGAAGTCCTTCCCGAATGAAAGCTTTTATCGCCTACATAGCGGAGGAGCTGGGGCTCGGGGGCCCCGGGTGTGACTACCCCAACATCTGCGCGGGCACCGACCGCTACGCCATGTACAAAGTGGGGCCCGTGCTGTCCGTCAGT CACGGTATGGGGATTCCTTCTATTTCAATCATGTTGCACGAGCTAATCAAACTGTTGTATCATGCCAAGTGTTCTGACATAACCATCATTCGCATTGGCACCTCTGGTGGAATAG GTCTAGAGCCAGGCTCAGTGGTCATAACTAGGCAGTCTGTAGATGCCACCTTCAAGCCTCAGCTAGAACAGGTTGTTCTGGGAAAGACAGTGATTCGCAGCACCAACCTGGATGAACAGCTGGCTAAGGAGCTGATGCAGTGCAGTAAAGAAATTGGTCAGTTCAATACAGTCATTGGAAACACCATGTGCACCTTGGATTTTTATGAAG GACAGGGCAGGTTGGATGGTGCAATCTGCTTATATGAcgaagaagaaaagctgcaatATTTGAAGAATGCTTATGAGTCTGGTGTGAGAAACATCGAGATGGAGTCTTCTGTATTTGCTGCAATGTGTAATCTCAGTGGTGTCAAAG CTGCTGTAGTGTGTGTCACTCTTCTGAATCGACTCGAGGGGGATCAAATCAGCAGCCCACATGATGTCCTTGTGGAGTACCAGCAGAGGCCACAGAAGTTAGTGGGATATTTCATTAAGAAAAGTCTTGGGAAAGTATGA
- the UPP1 gene encoding uridine phosphorylase 1 isoform X3, whose translation MAPGSSNEKKTDDGQAAKENFIHLCNPHLEKMKEDILYHFALGTGTHDFPALFGDVKFVCVGGSPSRMKAFIAYIAEELGLGGPGCDYPNICAGTDRYAMYKVGPVLSVSHGMGIPSISIMLHELIKLLYHAKCSDITIIRIGTSGGIGLEPGSVVITRQSVDATFKPQLEQVVLGKTVIRSTNLDEQLAKELMQCSKEIGQFNTVIGNTMCTLDFYEGQGRLDGAICLYDEEEKLQYLKNAYESGVRNIEMESSVFAAMCNLSGVKAAVVCVTLLNRLEGDQISSPHDVLVEYQQRPQKLVGYFIKKSLGKV comes from the exons ATGGCTCCTGGTTCCTcaaatgagaagaaaactgATGATGGACAGGCTGCAAA AGAGAATTTTATTCATCTCTGCAACCCTCacctggagaaaatgaaagaagacaTTCTGTACCATTTTGCTCTTGGGACCGGTACCCATGATTTTCCAGCATTGTTTGGGGATGTAAAG tttgtgtgtgtgggagGAAGTCCTTCCCGAATGAAAGCTTTTATCGCCTACATAGCGGAGGAGCTGGGGCTCGGGGGCCCCGGGTGTGACTACCCCAACATCTGCGCGGGCACCGACCGCTACGCCATGTACAAAGTGGGGCCCGTGCTGTCCGTCAGT CACGGTATGGGGATTCCTTCTATTTCAATCATGTTGCACGAGCTAATCAAACTGTTGTATCATGCCAAGTGTTCTGACATAACCATCATTCGCATTGGCACCTCTGGTGGAATAG GTCTAGAGCCAGGCTCAGTGGTCATAACTAGGCAGTCTGTAGATGCCACCTTCAAGCCTCAGCTAGAACAGGTTGTTCTGGGAAAGACAGTGATTCGCAGCACCAACCTGGATGAACAGCTGGCTAAGGAGCTGATGCAGTGCAGTAAAGAAATTGGTCAGTTCAATACAGTCATTGGAAACACCATGTGCACCTTGGATTTTTATGAAG GACAGGGCAGGTTGGATGGTGCAATCTGCTTATATGAcgaagaagaaaagctgcaatATTTGAAGAATGCTTATGAGTCTGGTGTGAGAAACATCGAGATGGAGTCTTCTGTATTTGCTGCAATGTGTAATCTCAGTGGTGTCAAAG CTGCTGTAGTGTGTGTCACTCTTCTGAATCGACTCGAGGGGGATCAAATCAGCAGCCCACATGATGTCCTTGTGGAGTACCAGCAGAGGCCACAGAAGTTAGTGGGATATTTCATTAAGAAAAGTCTTGGGAAAGTATGA